Proteins from a genomic interval of Myxococcales bacterium:
- a CDS encoding DUF3320 domain-containing protein — protein MLGVECDGAYYHSARSARERDRLRAEVLGTLGWKLHRIWSTDWWLDPDREMTKLEQAIRAAVQPPSAASARTEPAAYAVPPMVPARAAEPAPTVAVNHTPASPPPVAAAVEASDSRPYRIAEAPAGHRGVDDFYDPRREGDLRALVEAVVTVEAPVSLGLLVKRIASFYGIPRTSARVTTRVQGAIDGRRILQVGEFLWRQDQAPDAYRAFRVSDEASRRDATDIPIEEVANAAAVALRRNVALPFDELVKQTARVLGFGRTGGRVAERMGEGIELLITRGVARRDGDKIRDAHP, from the coding sequence GTGCTCGGCGTCGAATGCGATGGCGCCTACTACCACTCGGCGCGCTCGGCGCGCGAGCGCGATCGACTTCGGGCCGAGGTGCTGGGGACGCTCGGCTGGAAGCTCCACCGGATCTGGTCGACCGACTGGTGGCTCGATCCCGATCGGGAGATGACGAAGCTGGAGCAGGCGATCCGCGCCGCGGTGCAGCCGCCGAGCGCGGCGTCCGCCCGGACCGAGCCGGCAGCGTACGCGGTGCCACCGATGGTGCCCGCGCGTGCCGCCGAGCCCGCGCCAACCGTGGCCGTCAACCACACCCCGGCGTCACCGCCGCCAGTGGCCGCCGCCGTGGAGGCCAGCGACAGCCGGCCGTATCGTATCGCCGAAGCTCCGGCCGGGCACCGAGGTGTAGACGACTTCTACGACCCGCGTCGCGAGGGCGACTTGCGCGCGCTGGTCGAGGCGGTGGTGACGGTCGAAGCGCCCGTCTCGCTGGGCCTGCTGGTCAAGCGGATCGCGTCGTTCTACGGCATCCCGCGCACGTCGGCGCGGGTCACCACCCGCGTGCAGGGCGCCATCGATGGACGACGGATCCTGCAGGTCGGGGAGTTCCTGTGGCGTCAGGATCAGGCGCCGGACGCCTACCGGGCGTTCCGGGTCTCGGATGAGGCTTCGCGTCGCGACGCAACCGACATCCCGATCGAGGAGGTCGCAAACGCCGCCGCCGTCGCGCTGCGCCGGAACGTCGCCTTGCCCTTCGACGAGCTGGTCAAGCAGACCGCCCGCGTGCTCGGCTTTGGCCGCACTGGCGGGCGTGTAGCCGAACGGATGGGGGAGGGCATCGAGCTCCTGATCACGCGTGGCGTTGCGCGACGCGATGGCGACAAGATCCGAGACGCGCATCCGTAG